Genomic DNA from Desulfuromonas versatilis:
GGCCGTAGGGGAGCGAGCCGTCCACCACGTAGAGGATGCCGGCGCCTTCCATCACCGGGGTGAGCAGTTCGCACTCATCGAAAAAATGTTCGCCGTCGCGGTGGGCGGCGAGAAACGCCTGAACCACCGCGGGGTGCTTGTCGGCGGTGGTTTCGTGCTGCTTCATCCAGGCGAGCGCCGCCCGAGCGCGCTGGAAACCGGGGGTGTCCACCAGGGTGTAGAGGACCTCGCCGTCGACTTTCATGGGGTAGGTCCGGCAGCGGGTGGTGGTCCCCGGAATGCGGCCGATGGCCACCGAATCGTCGTGGGCCAGGGTGGAAACGATGCTCGATTTGCCCTTGTTGGGGTGGCCGACCACCGCGAATTTCGGCTCGGACATTATCCGCCTCCTGCCCCGCGCACCGGGGTGACGGAGGTGCGCGGATCACCCAGGCGGGCGATCACCGTAGCCCAGACCTCGGCCATTTCGGACTCGCAGGGGCGCATCTGCGTGACGCTGCCCATCCCCAGGGGGACGACCCCCACGGCCAGCTCCCTGCCGAGCGTGCGGCGCAGCTCCGCTAAAAAGTCCTTGAAATCCGCCATGGGCGGTTCCCACCCCTTGACCAGGATCAGCACGGGGTTCGCCTGGCCTGCGGCCAGCGACTCCAGCACCCCCCGGTCGTGGTCCAGGGACTGGGCGCCGCCGGCTTCCTGCAGTGTATCCAGGGTGCCGTCCATGCGCTGCGCCAGCCAGCCGGCCAGGGCCTCCCGGTGCAGACCGGTGCCGGCCCAGTCGATGACCGCGAAGGTTTTTCCCCGCAGGTCGCCGAGCAGGCGGCTGTGCAGTACGCCCGAGGGGACGGTCGCCGGCCCCGGTTCGGGTTCGCTGGCCTGGGTCTCGACCAGCTGGCTGTTGAGGCGGTCAAGGGCCGCCTGCACCCCGGGCAGGTGCAGGGCGGCATGCCGCAGGGCCGCAGCAAGCCGGGCCTGGGCGAGCAGCAGCAGCGCCAGGCGCGGCAGCAGCCCGTAAATCAGCAGGCAGAAAATCAGAAACGGCCACCAGCCCCCGAGCCGGGCCGGGTCTGCCGCCGCGGCGCCGGGCAGGGTGCCAGGCTGCAGGCGGAAAAACCGGGTCGCCTCGATCAGTTCCGGCGAGGGACGCCCCTGGGGCGCCAGGTGCGCCCAGGGCCAGGCGAGCAGGTCGGTGAGGCGCTGCAGGTCGTGCGCCTCGGCCTGCAGGGTGGTGCTCCAGCCGAAGGCCAGGTCGGTGAACACCACCAGGTAGAGGCAGCCGGCCAGGGCGCCCAGGTTGAAGGCCAGGCCGAAGGCCTGCCCCGAGCGCAGGAAAATCCATTTCTGCACGCGGCCGAACAGGCTCTGGTGGGCGGTGCTGCGCCCGATCAGCGCGGCGGCGGCCTCCCGGTAGCGGGAGGGGAGATAGCGGGCAATGAGACGTTGCAGACGCCCGGGGCTGAGGCGGGGGAGGGCTTCCTGCAGCGCAGCGAGGCCGGGGACCAGCCCCTGGAGTTTTTCCGGCAGCACGCTCAGGGCGAGCAGCGCCAGCAGCAGGGCCTGGGCGCCGACGAACACGGCCAGCACGTGAATGATGTTGACCGGTCGGGTGCCGTCGTAATGGAAAACCGCGGCCGCGCTCAGCCAGCCGAGGACCAGGCCGGCGAGGACCAGCAGGGTGGTGCCGATCCCCAGGGCCGCCGAGGCGCTGCGCCCGGGAGAGGTTTCCCCGGGGGCGCGTAGCTTATCCAGCCAGTCGCCGAGCTGGGCGAGAGGTTTCGCCCGCAGCGGGCCCTGGCCGCGGCCGATCCGACGGTCGCGGCGGCGCAGTTCGCCCTCGCTCAGCGTTTCGTCCTGCTGCAGTCGATCGTTGAGGTCGGCCAGCAGGGTCAGGGTCGCGGTCGATTTCATAGGTCCAGAGCTTGGGGGGGGCGCAGTGTTTCCTGGTATATACGACAGCCCCTGGAGGCTGTCAAATCCTAACTGGTTTTGGATTTGACAGGAGCCGCCGTCTGTCGTATACAGAACGGCCGGTATTAAACCTTCTATGCCCTTGTCCCATAACCAGAATCGACAGCGAAAGAGAATTCCATGATGAACCTGAAACCCGAAGTCGTGGCCCGGCTCGAGCGCGTGCTCAGCTCCGTCGAAATGCTGCTGCCCAAGGCGGTAAAGCCGGTCGACTGGGCCAGCTGCCACGCCGCCAACTGGCGCCGCCACTCCTTTTCCGGCTATCTCGAGCCGGTCAAGGTGACCGACACCACCTCCCTCGAAGAGCTGCTCGGGGTCGAGGAACAGAAAGCCATCATGACCAGCAACACCCGTCAGTTCCTGGCCGGCCTGCCGGCCAACAACGCCCTGCTCTGGGGCTCGCGCGGCACCGGCAAGTCGTCGCTGGTCAAGGCCCTGCTCAACAAGTACGCCGACAAGGGGTTGCGGGTGATCCAGGTGGAGAAGGAGGACCTGATCTACCTCTCGGAGATTTTCTCCGCGGTGGAGAACGAGCCGTACCGGTTCATCCTGCTGTGCGACGATCTGACCTTCGAAGTCGGCGAGCTGAGCTACAAGATGCTCAAGAGCGCCCTGGACGGCTCGGTCTACTCGGCGCCGGAGAACGTGCTCATCTACGTCACCTCCAACCGCCGCCACCTGCTTCCCGAATACGAGTCGGACCACCTGGGCGGCAAGTTCGTCAAGGGCGAGCTGCAGCAGAGCGAGGCGATGGAGGAGAAGGTCTCCCTCTCCGACCGCTTCGGGCTCTGGGTACCTTTCCACGTCTTCACCCAGGACCGGTACGTCGACGCGGTGCGCCTGTGCATCGAGCGCGAATCGCGCCAGCGCAAGGTGGAGATCCCCTGGAGCCGGGAGCTGGAGCAGGAGGCGATCAAATGGTCCCACGACAAGAGCAAGCGCTGCGGCCGCACCGCCTTCCAGTTCTCGAAAAATTATGTCGGGCGCTACCTGCTGGGCAAGCAGGTCGCCTGAGCGGGGGCTGCTCGGCTCCTTCTGCAATGACCCAGCAGGAAAAAAGCCCCGCGGATGGCCGCGGGGCTTTTTCTGTCTGAACCGGACCGGTTTATTCGTTGTAGTACTGGTAGTTCTGCAGATCGATCCCGGCCTCTCCGGAGAGGTCGATGACCGGTTGGTAATCCGCGGCGGTGGTTTCGATGAACTTGAGTGCCTTGAACTTTTCCAGAACGGCCTGCCCCTGCGATGTTTGGTCCAGGGTCAGCAACGCCGCTTTCAGCCGGGATTTCAGGGATGGGTCCAGATCAGGCCTGACACAGAGGCCGTTGGAGGGGACATCGGTGGATTCGGCGAGGATGAGGATTTCGCTGTCGACCCGCGGGTCCGTTTTGCGCACCCAGTCGAAGACGGTGTTCTTGGAGGCGCCGATATCCGCGCTGCCGCTCAGCACCGCATACAGTGAGGCATCGTGGCTGCCGGCGAAAAAACTCTCGCCGAAGAAGGTTTCGATGTCGCCCGCCCCATGCTTCTTCAGGTAGGCCAGGGGGAAGACATACCCTGCCGTGGTGGCCTTTTCCACGAAGGCGAACTTTTTCCCCCGCATGTCCGCAACGCTGCGGATGCCGCTGTCCTTTCTCACGTAGATGTACCCGCGGTAGGTCGATTCGCCGTTGAGGTTCACCGGCCTGGCCAGGGGGGTCACTCCCAGTTTGCGGATCGCCATGGCGCCGGTGAAGGAGCCGAAGAAGGCGCCATCCAGGTTCTCCTCGGAAAACCGGGTGATGATGTTGCCATAGCGGCTGAGGATGGAGAACTCCACCTTGACTCCAGTCTTTTCGCCCAGGTAGTCGGCCAGGGGCTTGAAGCGCTCCATCTGCTTGAAAACATTCATCTCCGGGATGAGTCCAATGACGATAGACTTCGTCGGGGACTGCGCCGCCGCGTCCAGCGGAAGCAGCAGGCACGCTAAAATCAGGAGGATCGGCGTGGAAATACGTCTCATCTAAGGCTCCCTGCATGCAGATGGTTATCCGGGTCGGCTTCCCGGCCGATTAAGGTGGCCACTGAATCGGCCTCGATGGGCCTGGAAATCAGAAACCCCTGGGCGTATTCGCACCCCAGCTGTTTCAGGATCCGCAACTCCTCGGGTTTTTCCACTCCCTCGGCGATGACATCCATGCCCAGGTTGTGCGCCAGGTTGACGATCGTTTTGATGATTTCGAGGTTCTCCCGGTCGATACTCATCATGCTGACAAACGAGCGGTCGATCTTCAGGGCATCGATGGGGAACTGGTGAAGGTAGCTCAGGGAGGAATAGCCGGTGCCGAAATCATCGATCTGCAGGCCGATCCCCATGGCTTTGAGTTGGTGGAGCAGGAAGGCCGAGGATTCGGGCTCTCCCATGATGGTGCTTTCGGTGATCTCCAACCGCAGGGTGCCGGGGGCGATGTCCATTTCCTGCAGCAACTCCTTGATCTGTTGCAGAAGGGCAGGGGTGAACTCTTTTCCCGAGAGGTTCAGGTTGACCGTCAGCGGCACGCTTCCGAGGCCGTGGCGCTGCCATTGGCTGAGCTTGCTGCATGCCTCGCGCAGGGCCCATTGGCCCATCGGGGTGATCAGCCCGGTCTCCTCGGCGATGGAGATGAATTCGGCCGGGGCCATCAGCCCGCGCTCCGGGTGCTGCCAGCGGATGAGCGCCTCGAAACCGGTGATCCGGTTGCTGGCCAGGGACAGGATCGGCTGGTAGTAGAGCTGGAATTCCTTGCGCTCGATGGCTCGGCGCAGGTCGTTCTCCACGCGCATGTGGGTGACCGTGTCGGCATGCATCCTGGCGTCGTAGATTTCGTAGCGGGCCTTGCCGTTGGCCTTGGCATGGTACATGGCCAGGTCGGCGTCCCGCAGCATCTGCTCCGGCCGTTCGTGCCCTGCCGAGTGTAGCGAAATCCCGATGCTGGCGGTGCTGAACACCTCGTGCCCGCCGATGGTGAAGGGTTTGGGCAGCTCTTTCTGAATCCTTTCGGCGATATGGATGGCGTCATCGAGCCCCCTGATGTCCTGCAGCAGGATGGCGAATTCGTCCCCGCCGAGCCGGGCGACAGTATCGTTGGGGCGCACAACTCCCAGCATCCGCTTGCCGACTGCGATCAGCAGCTGGTCGCCGGCCA
This window encodes:
- a CDS encoding DUF2868 domain-containing protein; the protein is MKSTATLTLLADLNDRLQQDETLSEGELRRRDRRIGRGQGPLRAKPLAQLGDWLDKLRAPGETSPGRSASAALGIGTTLLVLAGLVLGWLSAAAVFHYDGTRPVNIIHVLAVFVGAQALLLALLALSVLPEKLQGLVPGLAALQEALPRLSPGRLQRLIARYLPSRYREAAAALIGRSTAHQSLFGRVQKWIFLRSGQAFGLAFNLGALAGCLYLVVFTDLAFGWSTTLQAEAHDLQRLTDLLAWPWAHLAPQGRPSPELIEATRFFRLQPGTLPGAAAADPARLGGWWPFLIFCLLIYGLLPRLALLLLAQARLAAALRHAALHLPGVQAALDRLNSQLVETQASEPEPGPATVPSGVLHSRLLGDLRGKTFAVIDWAGTGLHREALAGWLAQRMDGTLDTLQEAGGAQSLDHDRGVLESLAAGQANPVLILVKGWEPPMADFKDFLAELRRTLGRELAVGVVPLGMGSVTQMRPCESEMAEVWATVIARLGDPRTSVTPVRGAGGG
- a CDS encoding ATP-binding protein; the protein is MMNLKPEVVARLERVLSSVEMLLPKAVKPVDWASCHAANWRRHSFSGYLEPVKVTDTTSLEELLGVEEQKAIMTSNTRQFLAGLPANNALLWGSRGTGKSSLVKALLNKYADKGLRVIQVEKEDLIYLSEIFSAVENEPYRFILLCDDLTFEVGELSYKMLKSALDGSVYSAPENVLIYVTSNRRHLLPEYESDHLGGKFVKGELQQSEAMEEKVSLSDRFGLWVPFHVFTQDRYVDAVRLCIERESRQRKVEIPWSRELEQEAIKWSHDKSKRCGRTAFQFSKNYVGRYLLGKQVA
- a CDS encoding phosphate/phosphite/phosphonate ABC transporter substrate-binding protein; this translates as MRRISTPILLILACLLLPLDAAAQSPTKSIVIGLIPEMNVFKQMERFKPLADYLGEKTGVKVEFSILSRYGNIITRFSEENLDGAFFGSFTGAMAIRKLGVTPLARPVNLNGESTYRGYIYVRKDSGIRSVADMRGKKFAFVEKATTAGYVFPLAYLKKHGAGDIETFFGESFFAGSHDASLYAVLSGSADIGASKNTVFDWVRKTDPRVDSEILILAESTDVPSNGLCVRPDLDPSLKSRLKAALLTLDQTSQGQAVLEKFKALKFIETTAADYQPVIDLSGEAGIDLQNYQYYNE